One Campylobacter concisus DNA segment encodes these proteins:
- a CDS encoding DUF234 domain-containing protein, with translation MKHLGIAEVIKFHLVFDDFLLKGSYYDVFEAIRAEILDDYKNLMARFYFDEDSDEAIKMALIKLARSDRKKFSVNKILPQSMTNRVYAKLFSKDFLVLEKSQEKPRVKNKRQILKKSERAYKIEDKIHFNSHFSRFWFRFIEPNLSLLKEGRSEEILELIRREFDEYASLGFELLSGELMAKKLGFNGILLSSFWSKNIELDMLFSINGKIIVGEAKYKERKICKNVLNLVLHKCERLGIKPDIVALFSKSGFSNELLGLKDERLRLYEIKDYEELL, from the coding sequence ATGAAACACCTTGGTATTGCTGAAGTTATAAAATTTCATCTGGTTTTTGATGACTTTTTATTAAAGGGCTCATACTACGATGTTTTTGAGGCGATTAGGGCTGAAATTTTAGATGATTATAAAAATTTGATGGCTAGGTTTTACTTTGACGAGGACAGCGACGAGGCCATCAAAATGGCTCTTATTAAGCTTGCTAGAAGCGACAGGAAGAAATTTAGCGTAAATAAAATTTTGCCCCAAAGCATGACAAATAGGGTCTATGCAAAGCTTTTTAGCAAGGATTTTTTAGTGCTTGAAAAGAGCCAAGAAAAGCCACGAGTAAAAAACAAACGCCAAATTTTAAAAAAGAGCGAGCGAGCTTATAAGATAGAGGATAAAATTCATTTTAATAGCCATTTTTCAAGGTTTTGGTTTAGATTTATCGAGCCAAATTTAAGCCTTTTAAAAGAGGGTAGGAGTGAAGAAATTTTAGAGCTTATAAGAAGAGAATTTGACGAGTACGCAAGCCTTGGATTTGAGCTTTTAAGCGGCGAGCTAATGGCTAAAAAGCTTGGATTTAACGGCATTTTGCTAAGCTCATTTTGGAGCAAAAACATTGAGCTTGACATGCTTTTTAGCATAAATGGCAAGATAATAGTCGGCGAAGCAAAGTACAAAGAGCGAAAAATTTGCAAAAATGTCTTAAATTTAGTCCTTCACAAGTGCGAAAGGCTAGGCATAAAGCCTGATATCGTGGCGCTTTTTTCAAAAAGTGGCTTTAGCAACGAGCTTTTGGGCTTAAAAGATGAGCGGCTTAGGCTTTATGAGATAAAAGATTATGAGGAGTTGCTGTGA
- a CDS encoding sensor histidine kinase, translating into MSDIDIQNGLKSLIEQTYLIEREYKNLTASYMSLQGFIKDIVEILPNAIWVLDESDEIFLQNSEAQKLGKALNFIPKDEGELNFGSQIYLVKKVVKDDKKIISATDITQEKRTERLASMGQVAAHLAHEIRNPIGSISLLNSTLLKRAEPKILPIVEQIQKGIWRVERIIKATLLFTKGLSITPKEFNFLDIKSECEEALKFYEYSKDITFELNFPDALYSGDFDLIAMVFQNILFNAIDAIEEDENDEGVVRLSYEKTPNEHKFIVYDSGVSIKNENIVFEPFKTSKLKGNGLGLHLCLQIIEAHKGSIEITLEPKTFCINLPIKEK; encoded by the coding sequence GTGAGTGATATCGATATACAAAATGGCCTAAAAAGCCTGATAGAGCAGACCTATCTGATAGAGCGTGAGTATAAAAATTTGACCGCTTCTTATATGAGCTTGCAAGGTTTTATAAAAGATATCGTGGAAATTTTGCCAAATGCCATTTGGGTGCTTGATGAAAGTGATGAAATTTTCTTGCAAAACTCAGAGGCGCAAAAGCTTGGCAAAGCGTTAAATTTCATCCCAAAAGATGAGGGCGAGCTAAATTTTGGCTCACAAATTTATCTTGTAAAAAAGGTGGTCAAAGATGATAAAAAGATCATCTCGGCTACCGACATAACGCAGGAAAAACGCACCGAGCGCTTAGCCTCGATGGGTCAAGTAGCAGCGCACCTAGCTCACGAGATAAGAAACCCCATAGGCTCTATCTCGCTTCTAAATTCCACCCTTTTAAAAAGGGCTGAGCCAAAAATTTTACCTATCGTCGAGCAGATACAAAAGGGAATTTGGCGGGTTGAGCGCATCATCAAAGCCACACTTCTTTTTACAAAAGGGCTTAGCATCACGCCAAAGGAATTTAACTTTTTAGATATCAAAAGCGAGTGCGAGGAGGCGCTTAAATTTTATGAGTATTCAAAAGATATAACTTTTGAGCTAAATTTCCCTGACGCCCTTTATAGTGGCGACTTTGACCTCATCGCGATGGTCTTTCAAAACATTTTATTTAACGCCATAGACGCCATCGAAGAGGACGAAAACGACGAAGGTGTGGTGAGACTAAGCTACGAAAAGACACCAAATGAACATAAATTTATAGTCTATGACAGTGGTGTCTCTATAAAAAATGAAAACATAGTCTTTGAGCCATTTAAGACGAGCAAACTAAAGGGCAATGGCCTGGGGCTGCATCTTTGCCTGCAGATAATAGAAGCGCACAAGGGCAGCATAGAGATAACCCTTGAGCCAAAGACATTTTGTATAAATTTACCTATAAAGGAGAAGTGA